The genome window CGAGCAGCAGGCCCGGCAGCTCGTCGTAGGGGTGCTGGCTCATCCCCTCTTGATCCCCATCACGTGTCCCATCCGGCGCAGCCCCCTGAACATTCGCGCCTTCACGGTGCCGAGCGGTAGTCCCAGCTGCTCCGCGATCTCCACCTGGGTGCGGCCGCCGAAGTAGGCCAGCTGCAGCACCTCCCGCTGCTCGGCCGGGAGCCGGTCCAGGCAGCGTCGCACCTCCCGGGCCCAGACCAGGCTGTCGGCGGCCTCCCGCCCGTCGGCGTCGGCCAGGTCGCGGACCAGCTCGATGGGCACGGTGACATGGTGCGGCCGCCGCAGGTGGTCGATGGCCCGCTTGCGGGCGATGGCGAACACCCAGGCCTCCAGGCTGCGGTCCGGGTCGAAGCGGTCGCGGCTGCGCCAGACCTCGAAGAGGACACGCTGCAGCACATCCTCGGCCTCGTCGTAGGGCACCCGCCGGCGCAGGTAGGACAGGACGCGCGGTCCCAGCGCCTCGTACACGTCCTCGACCGCCCGCGGGTCCCCCGCGGCCAGCCGGGTCCCGAGGACGGTCATCGCCTCCACCTCCATGCACCGGTCTTCGAGGCGGCCTCCCGGGCGGTTTCCTGCAACCGCGGGGCCACCCCTCCACGAAGCAGGGGGTCAGGTGCAGATCGCACCGAGCCGTCCGAAGGGAGCCCCATGTCCCCCCGTTCGCTGCCGCGGCGCGCCGGCCTGGTCCTGGCGCTGTGCGCCGCCAGCCTGCTCGCCCTGCCCGTGGCCGCCGGCGCCCAGGCCGACCCGGCCCAGGTGCGGGTCGCCCACTTCTCCCCCGACGCCCCCGCCGTCGACGTCTACGTCAACGACGACAAGGTGCTGTCCGGGGTCGGGTACAAGACCGTCTCCGACTACCTGGAGCTGCCCGCCGGGTCCTACGACCTCGCCGTCCGCCCGGCCGGGGCCGCCGCCACCTCCGACCCGGTGATCGAGGCCACGGCCGAGGTCGAGGGCGGCAACGCCTACACCGTGGCCGCGGTCGGCGCCCTGGCCGACATCACCGCCGAGATCTTCGGCGACGACCTGAGCGCGCCCGCCTCGGGCAAGGCCAAGGTCCGGGTCATCCACGCCGCCCCCGAGGTCCCGGCCGTCGACGTGGCCGTCGAGGGCGGGCCGACCCTGTTCGAGGGGGTCGAGTTCCCGTCGGCCACCGACTACGCCGAGGTCGACGCCGGCACCTACCCGGTGCAGGTGAAGGCGGCCGGCGGCGACGACGTGCTGCTGGAGGCCAGCCTGCCGGTCAAGGCGGGCACCGTCTACTCGGTGGCGGCCGTCGGCGGGGCCGGCAAGGACGCCGAGCTGCTGCCGATCGTCGACGCCACCGGCGCCGGCCAGGCGCCCCACGGCGGCATCGCCACCGGCGCCGGCGGGACCGCCCCCGGCGGCACCGCCATCCCGGGCGTGCGCCTGGTCCTGGCCGGAGCGGCCGTGCTCGCCATGGCCGGGCTCGGCGCCAGCGTGCTGCTGCGCCGGCGTGCCAGCGACTGACCGCCGGGTCGCCGCCGGGCTGGCGTCGCTGACGCTGGCCCTGGTCCTCGGGGCGTGCGGGGAGCCTCCCGCACGCCCCGAGGCGTCGCCGTCGACCGCCCCCACGACCAGCACGGCCACGCCCACGACCACCTCCCGGGCGGCCGCCCCGTCCACGACCCGGCCGCTCCGGCCTTCGCCGCCGGTGGCGGTCGAGATCCCCTCCATCGGCGTGTCCAGCCGCCTCATCCGCCTGGGGCTGAACGCGGACGGGACCATGGAGGTGCCGCGGGACTACGGCGTGGCCGGCTGGTTCACCGGCGGGGCCATGCCCGGCGAGGACGGCCCGGCGGTCATCTCCGGCCACGTCGACTCCAGGTCGGGCCCGGCCGTCTTCTACCGGCTGCGGGACCTGGGCCGCGGCGACACCGTCCGGGTGCGGCGGGCCGACGGCCGCTGGCTGCGCTTCGAGGTCACCGGCTCGGCCCGCTACGCCAAGGCCGCCTTCCCCACCGACGCCGTCTTCGGCCCCGTCACCGGCCCGGTCCTGCGCCTGATCACCTGCGGCGGCGCCTTCGACCGGTCGAGCGGCCACTACCTGGACAACGTGGTCGTGACCGCCCGGCCGGCCG of Actinomycetota bacterium contains these proteins:
- a CDS encoding class F sortase, which gives rise to MPATDRRVAAGLASLTLALVLGACGEPPARPEASPSTAPTTSTATPTTTSRAAAPSTTRPLRPSPPVAVEIPSIGVSSRLIRLGLNADGTMEVPRDYGVAGWFTGGAMPGEDGPAVISGHVDSRSGPAVFYRLRDLGRGDTVRVRRADGRWLRFEVTGSARYAKAAFPTDAVFGPVTGPVLRLITCGGAFDRSSGHYLDNVVVTARPAGAS
- a CDS encoding sigma-70 family RNA polymerase sigma factor yields the protein MTVLGTRLAAGDPRAVEDVYEALGPRVLSYLRRRVPYDEAEDVLQRVLFEVWRSRDRFDPDRSLEAWVFAIARKRAIDHLRRPHHVTVPIELVRDLADADGREAADSLVWAREVRRCLDRLPAEQREVLQLAYFGGRTQVEIAEQLGLPLGTVKARMFRGLRRMGHVMGIKRG
- a CDS encoding DUF4397 domain-containing protein; the encoded protein is MSPRSLPRRAGLVLALCAASLLALPVAAGAQADPAQVRVAHFSPDAPAVDVYVNDDKVLSGVGYKTVSDYLELPAGSYDLAVRPAGAAATSDPVIEATAEVEGGNAYTVAAVGALADITAEIFGDDLSAPASGKAKVRVIHAAPEVPAVDVAVEGGPTLFEGVEFPSATDYAEVDAGTYPVQVKAAGGDDVLLEASLPVKAGTVYSVAAVGGAGKDAELLPIVDATGAGQAPHGGIATGAGGTAPGGTAIPGVRLVLAGAAVLAMAGLGASVLLRRRASD